The nucleotide sequence AGACGACGTCATCGATGAATCTATGGCTCCACAAACTGCAGGTAACACATTTGGATTTGGGTCAAACGTCAACCAGCAGTTCAATTTCAACTAGCAAATCTAGGATATGAcaaaaaataccaaaaaatCACAAAGTACACATAGCCCCCCCCCTCTCCCCCTCCACTCCGTCCACAAATTACCCCATATAATTCTGGCATATTAATGTAATCTATCTATAGTATTAATCTACAAACAAACCCTCATAGTATGTATTTTGCTTCCCTTTTCTTCTCACCACCTCCATTCAATTTTGTCTCTGCAGGCTACATTTTTGTAAACCTCTGCTAACTTCATGAAATCAAAAGCTGTAAATAATCATTATATAGGTACATACTTGAAATGTCTATGAAGCAagtcaaaaaaacaaacagaacACAACAAAGAGAATTTGCAAGAGGCCAGCTTGTGCATAGAAGCAAATAATACGATGAGTTCGTTACCCAACTTTCTTAATCTGGGAACTCCACAGCGAAAAGCTAGTGATTCACGAATAGAACGGATCAACAAGTTATTCGACGCGAAGTTTAAAGATGAGGCATCGGTAGTCTCGAACAATAGCACCAGTGTTGTAAATGACATCTTCGAACCTTATGACATGCACGAAGAAGATGCAACTGTCAAGTATAGACAGGCTTCCAGCCGACTTTCCCCCTCAGTAGATTCGGTAAGCTCAAACGAAGGGTTTGGTGACGAGATAAATTCGCGATTTATGCCAAAGCTGCGATCGAAGCACAGCATAGTGGAACTATCGCAACATAGTACTCCAAAAAAATCCATAGCTATTTATGATAATCCAATCCCGAAACGAAGAGTTCTGAAAGAGAAACTTGGTGAGCCTTTACCTCTACCGTACCTTGACCCAAAGAAACCTGTAGACGTTGGCACAGACCTTGAAACAAGATGGAACACAATAATTTCCACTGCTAAGGTACggcaaaagaagaagcccTTACTCAATAATACTAAACCGGCCCAAGTTGAAACTGCGGAGCCTAGGCTAAGGTCATCGTCAGTACCTCAACGGATAAGAATACCATCAAAGTCAGTCATTGAATCCAATAGAGAGTATACCGATCTTGAAACACAACTAAAAAATACCAGCGTCAAATTAGATAAGTTAATTGAACTTTTGCAAAACAATCAGCAGGCCATCAATAACAAATACGAGCCTTTTATCTGGTTATTCTGTATCATTATTCTCATACTTTGCAACGTATGGGTGTATCATTACCTGTAATTAATAGtgattatatatatatatacgtattTACATGTGCGTGTGTATATTAAACTTTTACTCATTGAAGTCATTCTTTGGaggtttcttgttttcgtttctcATATATAGGTCAATAGCAGTGGAGAAGGCTGCAAAACCAGCACAACCCACCACTGCGGCTTGAGGACCACTCTTATAAGCCAATCCACCTCCTGTCAAACAACCTGCAGCTACCCCATTATAAATGTCATTCTTTGCTCTCAAGGACTCAACACAACACTCAACACCAGAATAAATCATACCAATGTAACCAAAATTTTTGGCACTTGAATACGCCCTCTTACCCATATCAGCGAACTGTATTTTCACCTGTTGTCTCAACGGTAAATCTGTAATATCCTTCACTTTGTTTGGTAATCCTGTGGCGTCTGTTGGTACCGGTGTGTGTAGAGGAGTGTCATATGCCATGGATGCCATGAATAAACCGAAAACACCACCTAAAGCAAAACCTGTTACTGCACTGATCGCTGATTTACCAGGACAAGACGTCATGAAGTTCATTAACATTTGAGCACCTCTTTcaccttgttcttctggtGAAAGCTGGTCAAACGGCTTCTGTTCTGGCGGGGATATCTGATCCAAACCAAACCCCTGATAACCCATTATTGTCTATATTGTGTTGCTATACCTTTCAAGATTCCTCAGATGCTTCTCTGTCTGTTTCTTTAGAACTCTTTCATTGATACTTTCATgaagcgatgagatgagcaaTCATTTCAAGTTATCATTCAAAAAgtgttcttccaaagaaacagaaaaaaatacGAATTGTGTCAAAAGTGTTATTTGTAGTGCAAAACAACTCATTAAATAAGttaatgatgaagaatacGAATCACAATCGCAGTTTATAATGGCTATAACTATGTATATCAATGGTCCAAACGATTGCTAGTACTCAAGACTGCTACTATGGGTTGCAGTGTAATAACATTTGGGATCGCGAGGAAAATTTGGTGAAAGAGCTTACAGAGACTATCACCAACTATGATTTCCCGCAACTTCATAAGTCTTATTTCAGTGATAAAAGTAGAAGATCGCCAATCACATGTAGTCAATTAACATGGTCTTATGATGGCACCTCCATATGTGGTGTATTTGACGATTTGGGGGTCCGTCAATTTCTCATACCGGAAAATAAACTGGAAGGGTATTGGGTTCCCTTTACTCGATGGTTCATTAATACACCCAtagtttgttcttcaatcttGCCGAGCTATTCTCTATATCATAATGACCCTTCTAAACAGGCTATTTTATGTTCTTCTCGAGATCTACCGATAAGGTTGTACTCTCTGCAACCAGAGAGTAATAACAAGACAAGTCTGCAACATTACTCCACACTAAATGAGGAGAATGAAACCTTTGAGACACCGTATGCAATGGCTGTGCAAGATGATGAATCGGGCTTCTTAACAGGTTCTGTGCGGAATAGAATATGTTTGTACGATTTCAATCGATACCATCCAATTTGGCAGCATCAGTGGACGAAAAGTTCCTGCGGTAAGTCTTCGCATAAAGCTatagtttcttgttttgaTGAGTACAACGAGTGTCACAACCATATAAGATATGCTGGAACATACAAAACGGAAGTACTTCGTATTGACACtagaatcaaaaacttcGAACTTGTTTCTGAGAGAGATCCATCCGACTCATGGTCGAACGGAATTTATCAAATTATAAAGTCTGACAATGGccattatatatattgcaTGAAGCGTAATGCGAAAGAAATCGATGTCCTTGATACTCGGAAGCTTGGTGTTTCTTGGAAAGTAAATACCCTTCAATTACCATTTAAGattggaaaacaaaaattcaaagCCAGCTTGAATAATAGTAAAGGTTTGCTTATTGGTTCATATAGTGGTGAGGTCATGTATTGGGACAAAGATTGTATTGAATTTGGAGGTTTAGATAGATTTGAAAGTTTCGGTACAGGAATCAAACCAATGGGATCCTTTTCGATACATGGTGATAACAgtacagaaaaagaagatgcGTGTAGAGTTAACTGTATCACTACTAACCCGCTAGACCCTAAAATTTTAGCAGTATCAACTTCTGCTGATAAATTTGCAGTTGAAGACGCCGACAACTTTGAGACATCTCTTAGACTCATCCAGATTCCATAAATAACTGTTTATATGTTTTAAGTTTGTGGTATTGTTTGACTtttaatagtaatagtctcttctttttgagtTCATAGTCTTGTCTAACCTCCGCTTCTTGGAAATGCACACCAGGCACAGGATTGGCTGCCAGTTCTAAGCTACTCTGTTCACTTTCTTGTTCGTCCATTTCAACATCTGTAGTATGCCTCGTGGTCAAAGATGACGTCGAAGAAATTGAATTAGATCTTTCTTGCATCATTTCATCATTTATACTAGTATTATCGTTCATAGGTTCAGAATCAATAGAAAATATCGGAACAGTCgtatttttcatcattttctttgcatGGAACCAATTTCCGACGCATTCAAGCAACTCCTTGTATAATTCTGGTTCATTGTGATCATATCTAACCTTTGAATCTACTTGGAATTTGAATTGTAATTTTGACATAGACGCATCAAATCTGTTTTGGTATATTTGCACATTAAGTGGATAAAATGCATCATTTTTATTACTTTCTTTGGACGGTATTGTTCTAAAAGCACCGATTTCCAACCTTTTCTCTTCGAGACTCTTCTTAGGATCGACGACTATGGCGATATATGGATCTTGATAATTTTGATTTAATGATTGGGTCtgaatatcaatattaCTGAGCCAACATCCATAACCAGGGTGCGAATGATACCATCCAACAATTTTATCCTCTTTGCCTACAAATGCATCAAGATATTGTACCATATATTCATATGATTCCATATGAGCATTCACTCTTGTTTCTGTCCCTTGAACTGGTAAAGAATAGCAATCTTTTACTACAATGATATCATTACTACTGTATCCTACTAGCATTCCCATTACTTCTATGTTTCTTCCACTGATCGCGTGGGATAGTATCTTCACACTAGCCAACCTAGAGAGAAGGCATTTTTGAAACATGCACGGATTACGCTTCCATAGTTCAGGCGTAATTGGCGTTCTGATAGGGAGTTTATCTATGATTGGTATTGAACCATTGCCGGTTTCTGTATTTTGAGTGTTGGTTTGATTTGAATTCTGATTTATTAATGTTCTTTCATTGATGCTAATCCATTGACTTATCTCCTTTAATGATATATCATGAAATTTAGTGGAGTTCATATTTCGATATTCCTTGTAAATATATCTGACATCAAGTGGTTGGTTATGAAGGCCGGAGTGGTGCTCATTCTTTACTTACGTTTAGTTGTACAGAGCTATCGATTATTATTCATTCAACCTTAAAATAAAGTTCCAAAATTGTAATTTCGATAAAATGTCAAAATAGTTTAGTGGGAAAAGAGTGAACACTTAAAACAAAGCGGATTACCTTGGCAAATATATGGATAGTACTGTCGTATATcctattttatttttgtcATATTAAACAGAATGATAGCGATCTTTTTAATTGCGACTCTGCATTAGAGTCACtttacatatattttataGCTGTATTAGTATATACATTATTGGTAGTTTTTAtaggaaaaagaagaaaagccaGTCACACAAAGTTAAGATTAAAGAATCTCTAGGTTGTTAGCATCTCTTTTCAAGTTACCAATGAACTCCAAAAATTTACCCATATTAACGTCGATACCGAATTCGTATACGAAGTGACTTGATAAATAACTGGATAAGAGAGCCTTCAAATAAGAATCTGGGATATTCTTTAAAATTTGTTCTGGACCAGCGACATTGGTCAAGAGTTTTGGAATAATCTTATTCAATAGCAAGTAGTTTCTGAGCTTCAAATCATTGGACCATAGCTCATCAGATTcaatcaaatcatcattcaaCTTATTAATAGTTTCTGAAATGACGTTAGACAAATGTGACATTGGTAATCCGGTAGTCTTGTTCAATTGCCATAGTTGCTTAAACTCTTGTCTAGCATTGAATTGAAccttttcttgaatctCTTTGACATATGACTTGTATAGTTCAGTATTTGTCTTGTTGTCTGTACTGACAAATTTGTTGACGAAATCGTCGTCATTCAAAGATAAAGCAGCCAAAACTTCCATAGAGGATGACGTGACACCACCTTTATTGGCAGAAGCATCTTTGACCAAAACGGCACCATGTCTTTCTAGCTCAAGCTTTGCAGGTTGAGAGATAAACAAGTTAGCACCCTCTACAATGTATGGAATCTTGCACTTGTTATTTTCCTTATTAATGAAATAGTGCAAATTGTTCAAATCAATAGAGTTTGGTCTACCACCACATGGAACAAATAGATCAATGTGATTAACAAATTTGAAGACCTCGTAATGGAATGTGTTACGGAACGTAGTACCATTTGCCACAAGCGAACCATTAGGTAGCATAACGTCAATGTCATCAACTGACACGAAGAATCCTCTCTTCGATAGTTTAGATTTATCGTAATTGCATGACATGACTCTTTCCTTTGccaatcttttcaattcaGTCTTTTCAAGACCTTCTGGATCGCACAAGACACCAGAACCATCCACAATACCTAAATAGACTTCATTATCTGTGGACAAGAGAATTTCGTTGGAACCCAAGTCACCATCAGGCCCACCAGTTTGGAACTTGTAAGtcttttcattttggaAGCCAGCCTTTTCTGCTAAGCTATTGACGTATGCCCTGACACTTAATGAGGTCATACCATATTCATCATGAGGAATACCACCAAGAGAACTGGTTTTACCAGTCAAGAAAGACTTCCACCATGGGCATCCACGTCTCTTAGCGTGCAAAGTAGCCCAGTTGGTGAAACCTGCAGTTCCTTCATCAGGACCAAAGAATaagatttcttctttgccGTATAGATCAACGtaattttctttcaatgGATCTTtaatcaaaatatcaatgatGGAATCAACGTATTGAGAAAAGGCATTGAAAGTGTCTTGAGAGGAAGTTAAACCAGGGTTCAATAAAATGACACCCTTCGAACCACCTTCTGGAAtatctttgtttttcttttgttgcGTTGATGCTAATCCGTAGTTTTCATCGATAACACTCTTTGAGTTCTTCTCGTACACATCCTGGGATCTAGATACCACAATTCTGATACCACCTCTGGCGATATCTCTGAATCTGATGTGGAAACCCTTGAAGGAGTTACCAACGACAAAGAAAATACCATAAGGAGTTTCTGGATATTCACTCTTTGGCAAGATCAATTCTGGTTTCAATTTAAATGAAATGGCAACTTTCCTGGTGATAAAGAAGTTGGTTTTCAAGATAGATTTGTTAAACAAGTTCAAAGTTTTCAAGATTAGCAAGTCGGGAGAGTCGTTAGGGAAAATCTTGTTCAAATATAAGTtaaactcttcttcgtttttGAAAGGTTCCAATTGAGTTAGACGTTGGTAAGACAAAGTCATTTGTAACTTTTGACCACCAGATCCAGTAGCTGAGGTTTTTTGTGGATAATGTGCTTGGGCAAATGATTTGTACAACTTTGATACAATTTCCTTGTACTTGTGTAACACATCAATGATCATTTGTTGGGTGTAAGTTTCAGTTCTTAGCTTACGTTTTAGATTAGCTAAAAGCTCATTCAACAGTGTGTCGTCAGCCTTAACATTCAATTGTTTGATCAACGAATCGTAACTTGAACCAAGTCTGTTGATAAAGtgattgatgaagatggcCCCAATATGAGCATAGATCGCTTCTTGTGGAGAAAAGACTCTTGTATTGTACAAATCCTTGAAGCTGTTATGTGGGATAGCGTATAGCAAAGAGGCTTCTCTTTCCACTTGCAATAAGGACAGACGCAACTCCTTCAAGATGTCATGGTCTTGTTGAGTTTTATCCAAGTATATGGAAATGATGGAGACATCGTTAGAAAAAGTATCCACATAAAGCTTGGAGTGTTTTAGCTGGTAGTAGTTCAACAAGCTGGATACCGCTGAGTAATAGCTAGTTGTTGACGATCTTTTGAAAGCGATACACATTCTCACTTCATTGGCGTTAGCCACCGAGTTGAAAGTCTTGATGACGGGTCCATCACGTTGGGATACAAGGTGGATTAGCTGACCATAcagttttttgttttcctgAGAGGTCATGGTAATCATTGTTACATCACTGATGCTGTCAATATCACCTGAAGTTAATTGTTCGGTCGTTAATTCACTGCCAGACTTGCTGACAGGGTCCTTTGGGTACTCATTTTGGTACACAAATGACAATTTCAAAGAGTTTTCAGCCAAGAAGGAGATCAACCGATAGTGAGATTCGGTATTATCTAGGAATTTAGAGTCGATCTCAGAGTCTAAGCTGTTATCTGTGTCTAAAAACATGGCATGAGAATCGTTAATGATTGACTTTTGAACcttcaattgcttcaaGTTTTGCGCAAACGATTCCAACTTGGAAGCGTAAAGGGTAGAGATGACATTGGCGATCGTTTCCGGCACCTCTTTCGAGAAAAAGTAGTCATCGATTCCCAAACCTTCGTAGAACCAGTCTACTTCGTTTTCCAAAAGGGTGTCTGGGATGAACCCTTGTTGATCCAATAGATCGACAACTTGTTCCTTTTGTGCTGCTTTTCCTGGGAATTCAAAGTTATAATAGTCTGCAATAGACGAAATAGAGAGCGTTGAGATATCTGGTACTGGAGTTGACAACATTGtagaatttttttttttgatattatgaTATTGTACTGTGGGGCGTTAATTTTCCTCTTGATTTTTGTCTTACTCTTTGAAAATGAGGGGCCAATAAGGAAGAGGGAGTGTTTATTGTGTTAGAGGAAATACTAAATATTCGAAATTGATTAATATGTCCTTGTCTGTTAGAAAGTAGCTTTTGTTGGTCGTGCCTGCTATTTTCGGTTCTTTTTTCAACTATAGTAATTAAGTAATAAATGTTACTTCGTTTTCACTAATGTTGTGTAAGCgcgtgtgtgtgttttttcgTCGTTGCTTATTTCACTATACTCCGAACAGGATTAGAGTTGCTAGCAAGGCGGTTAAATTAAATTTTCGTATTTGTGGTCTGTCTGTCTTTAAACCAATTGGATATTGACCAATTAAATAGTGAGAAGTCTTTCAGTTACTATACCGTTTATGGACAGCAAATTCCTAATTATAGAACAAGAGTAATAATTAATCCCAAcatgttttctttccgAGCACATGTTACACAGCCTTTATATATGTTTTTTCACTATTGTTTCTCCCCTTCCATCCTTGTCGGAAGTGAACAGTTGAGTAAGTAAATAGAAGCGCTTTGACATTCTTCGGGAATTTCTATGTAAGGACTTTCTAGTGTGTGTTGTTAGTGATTTTGTTTAGTTAATGATCAGTACTTAGAACTTGATCATGACTGTGTGGGACAAACAATAACATTGAGGTTCGGAGAAGCGCAATATTGGAGTATCGTAGCGACAGTAATGCGTATGTAATTAATTGGGTGTTTGTTTACATATTGAGTGATTTTGAAGGcattttaattttggtttgtctgttttctttttgctttAGAGCCTGCTAAAGTCATTATTGACATTCCACTTCTACTCTACTCTCAACCCTActacttctttcttcagtTTTCACTAAGAAAAAATGTGTCAAAGTGGAAAAAGCCTCGCGTTCAAAACCCTTCCCGCCCTCTCCATGAGtgaaaaaaccaaaaaaaaaaaaaaaagaactgtACAGAACTGAAAAACCATGAAAAAGGGGGGTTATTTCTCGCCACACAAGGCATTataccaagaagaaagcgCCGATGCTACTTGGTAGTCACGACTATACGGCGTGGAGACAGTACTGTGACTAATTTGCTTTGTTTATTTACTCGCATGAAAGAGATTAGATCACTGTCTCTGGGTGTGCACAAAAAGGACTAACGGAGGCAAGATCCGAGAAAAAACGGTCTAGTTTACACAAGCCTTGTCACTCTGATTCTCAACAATAAGCAAGCTGGTAATGTGTATACAAGACCAATCTCAAGatcaaaaattaaaaacgTAAACAAAGCCAAGATGTCTATCTGACTTGTAAACAAACACATAACACAACAGCC is from Kluyveromyces marxianus DMKU3-1042 DNA, complete genome, chromosome 2 and encodes:
- the KAR1 gene encoding Kar1p; the encoded protein is MSSLPNFLNLGTPQRKASDSRIERINKLFDAKFKDEASVVSNNSTSVVNDIFEPYDMHEEDATVKYRQASSRLSPSVDSVSSNEGFGDEINSRFMPKLRSKHSIVELSQHSTPKKSIAIYDNPIPKRRVLKEKLGEPLPLPYLDPKKPVDVGTDLETRWNTIISTAKVRQKKKPLLNNTKPAQVETAEPRLRSSSVPQRIRIPSKSVIESNREYTDLETQLKNTSVKLDKLIELLQNNQQAINNKYEPFIWLFCIIILILCNVWVYHYL
- the TIM22 gene encoding translocation channel protein TIM22, which gives rise to MGYQGFGLDQISPPEQKPFDQLSPEEQGERGAQMLMNFMTSCPGKSAISAVTGFALGGVFGLFMASMAYDTPLHTPVPTDATGLPNKVKDITDLPLRQQVKIQFADMGKRAYSSAKNFGYIGMIYSGVECCVESLRAKNDIYNGVAAGCLTGGGLAYKSGPQAAVVGCAGFAAFSTAIDLYMRNENKKPPKNDFNE
- the SWT21 gene encoding Swt21p — encoded protein: MVQTIASTQDCYYGLQCNNIWDREENLVKELTETITNYDFPQLHKSYFSDKSRRSPITCSQLTWSYDGTSICGVFDDLGVRQFLIPENKLEGYWVPFTRWFINTPIVCSSILPSYSLYHNDPSKQAILCSSRDLPIRLYSLQPESNNKTSLQHYSTLNEENETFETPYAMAVQDDESGFLTGSVRNRICLYDFNRYHPIWQHQWTKSSCGKSSHKAIVSCFDEYNECHNHIRYAGTYKTEVLRIDTRIKNFELVSERDPSDSWSNGIYQIIKSDNGHYIYCMKRNAKEIDVLDTRKLGVSWKVNTLQLPFKIGKQKFKASLNNSKGLLIGSYSGEVMYWDKDCIEFGGLDRFESFGTGIKPMGSFSIHGDNSTEKEDACRVNCITTNPLDPKILAVSTSADKFAVEDADNFETSLRLIQIP
- the RRI1 gene encoding COP9 signalosome catalytic subunit RRI1, which encodes MNSTKFHDISLKEISQWISINERTLINQNSNQTNTQNTETGNGSIPIIDKLPIRTPITPELWKRNPCMFQKCLLSRLASVKILSHAISGRNIEVMGMLVGYSSNDIIVVKDCYSLPVQGTETRVNAHMESYEYMVQYLDAFVGKEDKIVGWYHSHPGYGCWLSNIDIQTQSLNQNYQDPYIAIVVDPKKSLEEKRLEIGAFRTIPSKESNKNDAFYPLNVQIYQNRFDASMSKLQFKFQVDSKVRYDHNEPELYKELLECVGNWFHAKKMMKNTTVPIFSIDSEPMNDNTSINDEMMQERSNSISSTSSLTTRHTTDVEMDEQESEQSSLELAANPVPGVHFQEAEVRQDYELKKKRLLLLKVKQYHKLKTYKQLFMESG
- the GDH2 gene encoding glutamate dehydrogenase (NAD(+)), with the translated sequence MLSTPVPDISTLSISSIADYYNFEFPGKAAQKEQVVDLLDQQGFIPDTLLENEVDWFYEGLGIDDYFFSKEVPETIANVISTLYASKLESFAQNLKQLKVQKSIINDSHAMFLDTDNSLDSEIDSKFLDNTESHYRLISFLAENSLKLSFVYQNEYPKDPVSKSGSELTTEQLTSGDIDSISDVTMITMTSQENKKLYGQLIHLVSQRDGPVIKTFNSVANANEVRMCIAFKRSSTTSYYSAVSSLLNYYQLKHSKLYVDTFSNDVSIISIYLDKTQQDHDILKELRLSLLQVEREASLLYAIPHNSFKDLYNTRVFSPQEAIYAHIGAIFINHFINRLGSSYDSLIKQLNVKADDTLLNELLANLKRKLRTETYTQQMIIDVLHKYKEIVSKLYKSFAQAHYPQKTSATGSGGQKLQMTLSYQRLTQLEPFKNEEEFNLYLNKIFPNDSPDLLILKTLNLFNKSILKTNFFITRKVAISFKLKPELILPKSEYPETPYGIFFVVGNSFKGFHIRFRDIARGGIRIVVSRSQDVYEKNSKSVIDENYGLASTQQKKNKDIPEGGSKGVILLNPGLTSSQDTFNAFSQYVDSIIDILIKDPLKENYVDLYGKEEILFFGPDEGTAGFTNWATLHAKRRGCPWWKSFLTGKTSSLGGIPHDEYGMTSLSVRAYVNSLAEKAGFQNEKTYKFQTGGPDGDLGSNEILLSTDNEVYLGIVDGSGVLCDPEGLEKTELKRLAKERVMSCNYDKSKLSKRGFFVSVDDIDVMLPNGSLVANGTTFRNTFHYEVFKFVNHIDLFVPCGGRPNSIDLNNLHYFINKENNKCKIPYIVEGANLFISQPAKLELERHGAVLVKDASANKGGVTSSSMEVLAALSLNDDDFVNKFVSTDNKTNTELYKSYVKEIQEKVQFNARQEFKQLWQLNKTTGLPMSHLSNVISETINKLNDDLIESDELWSNDLKLRNYLLLNKIIPKLLTNVAGPEQILKNIPDSYLKALLSSYLSSHFVYEFGIDVNMGKFLEFIGNLKRDANNLEIL